The Sulfuricurvum sp. genome contains a region encoding:
- the era gene encoding GTPase Era, whose amino-acid sequence MSKAGFVALVGRPNAGKSTLMNWILGEKIALVSQKANATRKRSNAIVMHNDDQIIFVDTPGLHQAEKLLNQYMLEEALKAIGDCDVVVYLAPASDKTLHYEKFLELNHQKRKHIIVLSKIDQISQGDLLKKIGEYNQYSDQFLALIPMSVTKNVGKNDLLNTIVKHLDESPYLYDPENITTEMIRTIYKEFIREAIFENISDEIPYESDVIIDKIDEDTPTEHIRATIIVEKDSQKGIIIGKGGAAIKRIGKSAREKIERLSSKPVYLELFVSVKKGWTSDKKFLSDLGYEW is encoded by the coding sequence GTGAGTAAAGCAGGATTTGTCGCTCTTGTGGGGCGACCGAATGCAGGAAAAAGTACCCTTATGAACTGGATATTGGGTGAAAAAATTGCCCTCGTCAGTCAGAAAGCCAATGCAACGCGCAAACGCTCAAACGCAATTGTTATGCATAATGATGATCAAATTATTTTTGTCGATACCCCAGGTCTCCATCAAGCTGAAAAACTTCTCAATCAATACATGCTCGAAGAGGCACTAAAAGCAATCGGCGATTGTGATGTTGTTGTCTATCTTGCTCCCGCATCCGATAAAACACTCCATTATGAAAAATTTTTAGAGCTTAATCACCAAAAACGGAAACATATCATTGTATTAAGCAAAATTGATCAAATTTCACAAGGTGATTTGCTCAAAAAAATCGGGGAATATAACCAATACAGTGATCAATTTCTTGCCCTTATTCCAATGTCAGTCACTAAAAATGTGGGCAAAAATGACTTGCTTAATACCATTGTCAAACATCTTGATGAGTCTCCATATTTATATGACCCCGAAAATATCACCACAGAGATGATTCGTACGATTTATAAAGAGTTTATTCGTGAAGCCATATTTGAAAATATCAGTGATGAAATTCCCTACGAATCGGATGTTATTATTGATAAAATTGATGAAGACACTCCGACTGAACACATCCGTGCCACCATTATCGTCGAAAAAGATTCCCAAAAAGGGATTATTATCGGCAAGGGGGGGGCAGCCATCAAGCGAATCGGTAAAAGTGCTCGTGAAAAAATTGAACGGCTCTCTTCCAAACCTGTCTATCTCGAACTTTTTGTTTCGGTTAAAAAAGGGTGGACAAGTGACAAAAAATTCTTAAGTGACTTAGGATACGAA